Proteins encoded together in one Mobula birostris isolate sMobBir1 chromosome 21, sMobBir1.hap1, whole genome shotgun sequence window:
- the LOC140185718 gene encoding interferon-induced protein with tetratricopeptide repeats 5-like isoform X2, giving the protein MSNTTRDQLKEKLDQLQCHFTWSPQKEAIDLEDMMYRLQDSISLNLKYKDQSCNQLAFVNCLQGNYEEAIQNLKEAERILRENHKDEFERRSIITYGNFAWVHYHMGQLTEAQSYLDKLEMISKQHSDGPRYTAMIPEVYGEKGWSLLRSTAQYYEEAKECFEKALEEDPDNVQWNMGYATVLFRLEAISGTRENCEQSQSVKHLRRVLELDPDESLAMVLLALKLQELKQKKEANELVEQALQKTSDYPKVLRNAAKFYRKENDVEKAILLLKKALEISPHSSVLHDQLGMCYRINLLKLIANPLSKDPESPEFQQKAELVNNCKYHFGKAFEHRPKTAIKSQMDLADICIRNGEYSKADEIYSNLLKLDDTRPENIQTINLEAGLFYLFRRKSEVEGITLLKKALQIEIHTKVWKRAYEHLEKWAGKKLYINPHDSMALGAKGLLHQQVHNKSKAIECYEEALQFDPGNEEYLSALCELRLSLEDRNDV; this is encoded by the coding sequence CAACACAACGAGAGATCAGTTGAAGGAGAAGCTCGATCAGCTGCAGTGTCACTTCACATGGAGCCCTCAGAAGGAAGCCATTGACCTGGAAGATATGATGTACAGATTGCAAGATTCGATAAGTCTAAATTTGAAGTACAAAGATCAGTCCTGCAACCAACTCGCTTTTGTAAACTGCCTGCAGGGCAACTATGAAGAAGCAATTCAAAACTTAAAGGAAGCTGAAAGGATTCTGAGGGAGAACCATAAAGATGAATTTGAAAGAAGAAGCATCATCACCTATGGAAACTTTGCCTGGGTGCATTACCACATGGGACAACTGACCGAGGCCCAGTCCTATCTCGACAAGCTGGAGATGATCAGTAAACAGCACAGTGATGGCCCTCGCTATACAGCAATGATCCCTGAGGTGTACGGGGAGAAGGGATGGTCATTGTTAAGATCAACAGCTCAATATTATGAGGAGGCAAAGGAATGTTTTGAGAAGGCTCTGGAAGAAGATCCTGATAATGTGCAATGGAACATGGGATATGCCACTGTACTGTTTCGGTTGGAAGCCATTTCTGGAACCAGAGAGAATtgtgaacagagtcagtcagtgaAGCATCTGCGTCGTGTACTAGAGCTTGATCCCGATGAATCGCTGGCCATGGTTCTGTTGGCTCTAAAACTTCAGGAGCTCAAGCAAAAGAAAGAAGCAAATGAATTAGTTGAACAAGCATTGCAGAAAACCTCTGATTATCCAAAAGTGCTTCGTAATGCGGCAAAATTTTACCGAAAAGAAAACGATGTGGAAAAagcaatcctgttgttgaagAAAGCATTAGAAATTTCCCCACATTCTAGTGTCCTGCATGACCAATTAGGCATGTGTTACAGAATCAATCTACTTAAATTGATTGCCAATCCTCTGAGTAAGGATCCTGAGAGTCCTGAATTCCAACAAAAAGCAGAATTGGTCAATAATTGCAAGTATCATTTTGGAAAGGCATTTGAGCACCGTCCAAAGACAGCTATTAAATCACAAATGGATCTTGCAGACATCTGTATTAGAAATGGAGAGTATTCCAAAGCAGACGAGATCTATAGTAATCTGCTGAAATTAGATGACACTCGTCCAGAAAATATACAGACGATAAATTTAGAGGCTGGTTTATTTTATCTGTTCCGGAGGAAGTCTGAAGTTGAAGGCATCACATTGCTAAAGAAAGCATTGCAGATTGAAATTCACACAAAGGTATGGAAAAGagcttatgagcatttggagaaatgGGCAGGTAAGAAACTTTATATCAATCCACATGACAGCATGGCACTTGGTGCCAAAGGGCTACTGCATCAACAGGTTCACAACAAGTCCAAAGCTATTGAATGTTATGAAGAAGCCTTGCAGTTTGATCCTGGCAATGAAGAATATCTCAGTGCTCTCTGTGAACTACGCCTTTCCTTAGAGGACCGAAATGATGTTTGA
- the LOC140185718 gene encoding interferon-induced protein with tetratricopeptide repeats 5-like isoform X5, translated as MMYRLQDSISLNLKYKDQSCNQLAFVNCLQGNYEEAIQNLKEAERILRENHKDEFERRSIITYGNFAWVHYHMGQLTEAQSYLDKLEMISKQHSDGPRYTAMIPEVYGEKGWSLLRSTAQYYEEAKECFEKALEEDPDNVQWNMGYATVLFRLEAISGTRENCEQSQSVKHLRRVLELDPDESLAMVLLALKLQELKQKKEANELVEQALQKTSDYPKVLRNAAKFYRKENDVEKAILLLKKALEISPHSSVLHDQLGMCYRINLLKLIANPLSKDPESPEFQQKAELVNNCKYHFGKAFEHRPKTAIKSQMDLADICIRNGEYSKADEIYSNLLKLDDTRPENIQTINLEAGLFYLFRRKSEVEGITLLKKALQIEIHTKVWKRAYEHLEKWAGKKLYINPHDSMALGAKGLLHQQVHNKSKAIECYEEALQFDPGNEEYLSALCELRLSLEDRNDV; from the coding sequence ATGATGTACAGATTGCAAGATTCGATAAGTCTAAATTTGAAGTACAAAGATCAGTCCTGCAACCAACTCGCTTTTGTAAACTGCCTGCAGGGCAACTATGAAGAAGCAATTCAAAACTTAAAGGAAGCTGAAAGGATTCTGAGGGAGAACCATAAAGATGAATTTGAAAGAAGAAGCATCATCACCTATGGAAACTTTGCCTGGGTGCATTACCACATGGGACAACTGACCGAGGCCCAGTCCTATCTCGACAAGCTGGAGATGATCAGTAAACAGCACAGTGATGGCCCTCGCTATACAGCAATGATCCCTGAGGTGTACGGGGAGAAGGGATGGTCATTGTTAAGATCAACAGCTCAATATTATGAGGAGGCAAAGGAATGTTTTGAGAAGGCTCTGGAAGAAGATCCTGATAATGTGCAATGGAACATGGGATATGCCACTGTACTGTTTCGGTTGGAAGCCATTTCTGGAACCAGAGAGAATtgtgaacagagtcagtcagtgaAGCATCTGCGTCGTGTACTAGAGCTTGATCCCGATGAATCGCTGGCCATGGTTCTGTTGGCTCTAAAACTTCAGGAGCTCAAGCAAAAGAAAGAAGCAAATGAATTAGTTGAACAAGCATTGCAGAAAACCTCTGATTATCCAAAAGTGCTTCGTAATGCGGCAAAATTTTACCGAAAAGAAAACGATGTGGAAAAagcaatcctgttgttgaagAAAGCATTAGAAATTTCCCCACATTCTAGTGTCCTGCATGACCAATTAGGCATGTGTTACAGAATCAATCTACTTAAATTGATTGCCAATCCTCTGAGTAAGGATCCTGAGAGTCCTGAATTCCAACAAAAAGCAGAATTGGTCAATAATTGCAAGTATCATTTTGGAAAGGCATTTGAGCACCGTCCAAAGACAGCTATTAAATCACAAATGGATCTTGCAGACATCTGTATTAGAAATGGAGAGTATTCCAAAGCAGACGAGATCTATAGTAATCTGCTGAAATTAGATGACACTCGTCCAGAAAATATACAGACGATAAATTTAGAGGCTGGTTTATTTTATCTGTTCCGGAGGAAGTCTGAAGTTGAAGGCATCACATTGCTAAAGAAAGCATTGCAGATTGAAATTCACACAAAGGTATGGAAAAGagcttatgagcatttggagaaatgGGCAGGTAAGAAACTTTATATCAATCCACATGACAGCATGGCACTTGGTGCCAAAGGGCTACTGCATCAACAGGTTCACAACAAGTCCAAAGCTATTGAATGTTATGAAGAAGCCTTGCAGTTTGATCCTGGCAATGAAGAATATCTCAGTGCTCTCTGTGAACTACGCCTTTCCTTAGAGGACCGAAATGATGTTTGA